One stretch of Qipengyuania gelatinilytica DNA includes these proteins:
- a CDS encoding copper resistance system multicopper oxidase, which translates to MSIDRRKFITSSAALGAAMSLPLPAWARGESLTHAKQGFGEVSGEKIALSVGDHHFGVGGRKGHAIAVNGSVPGPLVRLREGQNVRIDVTNNLDEDTSIHWHGLLLPFQFDGVPGVSFPGIKPGETFTYEFPIRQNGTYWWHSHSGLQEQVGHYGPLIIESAEPDPRYDRDYVVLLSEFTPVHPHEIARKLKVGEHYYNRQMQTATEGDMPLKERLMWGGMRMNPRDISDVTGSTYTFLINGHGPMDGLEYLFAPGEKVRLRVINGSAMTFFNIRIPGVPMTVIAADGMDVAPVEVDEFQIGTAETYDVIVAPPAGSHALVAEAMDRSGMGVASLTSHKGHRATPPPLREPVTLTMADMGMGSMDGAHGGAMDQDAHAGHGSMAGMDHGGMDHGAMGHGDMDHSMRDTSKLPPDAQVGPGLDMVSPMPMDRMDYPGLGLDNVGHRVLRYTDLKAKRMNPHRMPTRQLEIHLTGNMERYMWSFDGRKFSAVTDDPIRFSYDERVRVKLVNDTMMAHPIHLHGHFFELVNGSGMMNQPLKHTVIVQPGSTATFDVTANEPGDWAFHCHLLYHMHAGMMQTVTVRPFPAAGEGA; encoded by the coding sequence ATGTCGATTGATCGCCGCAAGTTCATCACGAGCTCGGCCGCGCTGGGAGCGGCCATGTCGCTTCCGCTTCCTGCGTGGGCCCGCGGTGAAAGCCTGACGCATGCCAAGCAGGGTTTCGGCGAGGTTTCGGGAGAGAAGATCGCGCTGAGTGTCGGCGATCACCACTTCGGTGTCGGCGGGCGCAAGGGACATGCGATTGCCGTGAATGGCAGCGTGCCCGGGCCTCTGGTGCGCCTCAGGGAAGGCCAGAACGTCCGCATCGATGTGACCAACAATCTCGATGAAGATACCTCGATCCACTGGCACGGCCTGCTGCTGCCGTTCCAGTTCGACGGTGTCCCGGGGGTCAGCTTTCCCGGTATCAAGCCGGGCGAGACCTTCACCTACGAATTTCCGATCCGGCAGAATGGCACCTATTGGTGGCACAGCCATTCGGGCTTGCAGGAGCAGGTCGGGCATTACGGCCCACTCATCATCGAGAGCGCCGAGCCCGATCCGCGCTATGACCGCGACTACGTGGTATTGCTAAGCGAGTTCACGCCGGTCCACCCGCACGAGATTGCCCGCAAGCTCAAGGTCGGCGAGCATTACTACAACCGCCAGATGCAGACCGCGACCGAGGGCGACATGCCCTTGAAGGAGCGGTTGATGTGGGGCGGGATGCGCATGAACCCGCGCGATATCTCGGACGTGACCGGGTCGACTTACACATTCCTCATCAACGGCCATGGTCCGATGGACGGGTTGGAATACCTGTTCGCGCCTGGAGAGAAGGTTCGCCTGCGCGTGATCAACGGCTCGGCGATGACCTTCTTCAACATCCGCATCCCCGGCGTCCCGATGACGGTCATTGCTGCAGACGGGATGGACGTGGCGCCGGTCGAGGTGGACGAGTTCCAGATCGGCACGGCAGAGACCTACGACGTGATCGTCGCCCCGCCCGCGGGCAGCCATGCGCTGGTGGCAGAGGCGATGGACCGTTCGGGCATGGGCGTAGCCTCGCTAACCTCTCACAAGGGCCACCGAGCTACGCCCCCGCCACTGCGCGAGCCGGTGACGCTGACCATGGCAGACATGGGCATGGGCTCGATGGACGGCGCGCATGGCGGCGCTATGGACCAGGACGCGCATGCCGGTCACGGCTCGATGGCGGGCATGGACCACGGCGGGATGGATCATGGCGCAATGGGGCATGGCGACATGGACCATTCGATGCGCGACACGTCAAAACTCCCGCCCGACGCTCAGGTCGGTCCGGGGCTCGACATGGTTTCACCCATGCCGATGGACCGGATGGATTACCCCGGCCTCGGGCTCGACAATGTGGGGCACCGGGTGCTGCGCTACACCGACCTCAAGGCGAAGCGGATGAACCCGCATCGCATGCCGACGCGCCAGCTTGAGATCCATCTCACCGGCAACATGGAGCGCTACATGTGGAGTTTCGACGGCAGGAAGTTCTCCGCCGTGACCGACGATCCGATCCGCTTCTCCTATGACGAGCGGGTGCGGGTAAAGCTGGTCAACGACACGATGATGGCGCACCCGATCCACCTGCACGGCCACTTCTTCGAGCTGGTCAACGGGTCAGGGATGATGAACCAGCCGCTGAAGCACACGGTCATCGTCCAGCCGGGCAGCACGGCGACTTTCGACGTCACCGCGAACGAGCCGGGCGACTGGGCCTTCCACTGCCACCTGCTCTACCACATGCATGCCGGCATGATGCAGACGGTGACCGTGCGTCCGTTCCCCGCAGCGGGAGAGGGCGCATGA
- a CDS encoding metal-sensitive transcriptional regulator, translating into MAANTDAKINRLNRIAGQVNGVARMVEDDRYCVDILHQIQAIKSALTKVETQVLKDHAACCVAEAIASGDETEQRQKFEELVELLEKRR; encoded by the coding sequence GTGGCTGCGAATACGGACGCAAAAATCAATCGCCTCAATCGGATTGCGGGACAGGTGAACGGCGTCGCCAGGATGGTCGAGGACGATCGCTACTGCGTGGACATCCTTCACCAGATCCAGGCCATCAAATCGGCCCTCACCAAGGTCGAGACGCAGGTACTCAAGGATCATGCCGCGTGCTGCGTGGCAGAAGCGATTGCCAGCGGCGACGAAACCGAGCAGCGACAGAAATTCGAGGAACTGGTCGAGCTGCTGGAGAAGCGTCGCTAG
- a CDS encoding TonB-dependent receptor plug domain-containing protein, with translation MRKNSLRRAALFASCSIFICHPAVAQDRPDATDDETILTDTILVTAFRRDDIATDTSELPDQIAIPADAASIAARAPGGALVGNGVLSGQLSYRGLAGKRVLGRINGQRFASGGPNAMDPPLHYAPSLLVDRVEIARGVAPVSSGPALAGSVDAKLVEAHFTDGPALDVQARMTSQYRSNDDSFAVAGLAGVANDRWRLGVIASREEGESYEFPGGTAVGTSFERNLYGVHGGFKAGPGKLFLEYRRSETDPTGNPPFALDIVYFDTDFVRGGFRGEIAEDIGIDIQLGHVSVRHLMDNQTTRLPAAEPMRARATFADADTNTVEVSLQFGSSAAHLEIGGDVELTDKFVRITNPFNDAFFIDAQPNVSNERIGAYAQWRGGIEALAFEVGARIDRTRQSAGNPTLGTAVPMGPRIIAADFIASDRERDETTVDAVARLWIDLGDLTPRLSLARKERVPSLLERFGWLPTEASYGLADGSIYVGNLDLAPETAWIAEIGFDWSSEFIALRPTIFYRRVDDYIQGVPFDSTVGVIDSPVEMIAAMNGDATPLRFGNVDAELYGADLDFLFRPVRQFEVSGTASYVRGERRDIEDNLYRVAPANFRLSGTWSNNRLALGAELVAAAGQTKISISNDEERSEGYAIVGLFGRYSLTNTISVEAGVENLFDESYQPHLAGRNRVAASDIAVGDRLYGPGRGAWIRVSASF, from the coding sequence ATGCGAAAAAATTCCCTGCGCAGGGCCGCACTCTTTGCGTCCTGCTCCATCTTCATCTGTCATCCGGCCGTGGCCCAGGACAGGCCTGATGCAACTGATGACGAGACAATCCTTACCGATACGATCCTCGTAACCGCGTTCCGCCGCGACGACATCGCGACAGACACGAGTGAACTTCCCGATCAGATAGCCATTCCGGCAGATGCAGCTTCGATAGCCGCTCGCGCGCCGGGCGGCGCACTTGTGGGCAACGGTGTATTGTCGGGCCAGCTTTCCTACCGCGGGCTTGCCGGTAAGCGGGTTCTCGGACGCATCAATGGCCAGAGGTTCGCCTCGGGCGGCCCCAATGCCATGGACCCGCCGCTGCACTACGCTCCCTCGTTGCTAGTCGACAGGGTCGAGATTGCCCGTGGTGTCGCGCCGGTATCCTCCGGCCCGGCACTGGCCGGATCGGTCGATGCAAAGCTGGTTGAAGCTCACTTTACCGACGGGCCCGCACTGGATGTCCAGGCTAGGATGACGAGCCAGTATCGAAGCAATGATGACAGCTTCGCTGTGGCGGGCCTTGCCGGTGTTGCCAATGACCGCTGGCGCTTGGGTGTGATTGCAAGCCGAGAGGAGGGCGAAAGTTACGAATTTCCCGGCGGAACTGCGGTCGGAACATCCTTCGAGCGCAATCTCTATGGCGTGCATGGCGGGTTCAAGGCCGGACCCGGCAAACTTTTCCTCGAATACCGACGAAGCGAAACCGACCCGACAGGCAATCCACCCTTCGCGCTCGACATCGTATACTTCGACACGGACTTCGTGCGTGGCGGCTTTCGCGGCGAGATCGCCGAGGACATCGGGATCGACATCCAGCTGGGCCACGTCTCGGTCCGGCATCTCATGGATAACCAGACAACGCGATTGCCTGCAGCAGAACCGATGCGTGCACGCGCCACGTTCGCCGACGCAGATACGAATACTGTCGAAGTTTCGCTGCAATTCGGGTCATCGGCGGCGCATCTGGAGATTGGGGGCGATGTCGAACTGACCGACAAGTTCGTTCGGATCACCAATCCTTTCAACGATGCCTTCTTCATCGATGCACAGCCGAATGTCTCGAACGAGCGCATCGGGGCGTACGCACAATGGCGAGGTGGTATCGAGGCGCTCGCATTCGAGGTGGGTGCCCGCATCGACAGAACCCGCCAATCGGCAGGAAACCCGACGCTGGGGACGGCTGTCCCGATGGGGCCGCGTATCATCGCAGCGGATTTCATCGCTTCCGACCGGGAGCGGGATGAGACAACGGTCGATGCTGTTGCCCGGCTCTGGATTGACCTGGGCGACCTCACACCGCGTCTGTCTCTTGCTCGCAAGGAACGGGTACCCAGCTTGCTCGAACGCTTCGGCTGGCTCCCGACCGAGGCAAGCTACGGTCTTGCCGATGGGAGCATCTATGTCGGCAACCTCGATCTTGCACCCGAAACTGCGTGGATTGCCGAGATCGGATTCGACTGGTCCAGCGAGTTTATCGCCCTGCGTCCGACAATCTTCTACCGGCGTGTCGATGATTACATTCAGGGGGTCCCGTTCGATTCAACGGTTGGCGTGATCGACAGCCCGGTGGAGATGATTGCCGCCATGAACGGCGACGCCACGCCGCTACGCTTCGGGAATGTCGATGCCGAACTCTATGGGGCCGACCTCGACTTCTTGTTCCGTCCGGTCCGGCAGTTCGAAGTGTCGGGAACGGCCAGCTATGTCAGAGGTGAACGCCGAGACATCGAGGATAACCTCTATCGGGTGGCACCTGCCAATTTTCGTTTGTCGGGAACGTGGTCCAATAACCGTCTGGCGCTCGGTGCGGAACTTGTCGCCGCCGCGGGGCAAACCAAGATCTCCATCTCGAACGACGAAGAGCGGAGTGAAGGATACGCCATCGTCGGACTTTTCGGCCGCTATTCTTTGACGAATACGATCAGCGTCGAGGCAGGGGTCGAGAATCTTTTCGACGAAAGTTACCAACCGCATCTTGCAGGCCGAAATCGGGTGGCAGCTTCGGACATCGCCGTCGGCGATCGTTTGTATGGCCCCGGTCGCGGAGCATGGATCAGGGTCTCTGCAAGCTTCTGA
- a CDS encoding GNAT family N-acetyltransferase, whose amino-acid sequence MRQSDLVIHTELENGHPVCIRTIREDDAERMRVGIGRMSPQSRYLRFFSGASAPPSWVIERLTTVDGYDHIAWGAIDSSGDEHAAIGAVHAFREEHDKNSAEFSVGVLDDYHGLGLGKLLTATMLLDAQAEGLKEFSVNILSDNRSARDFTRSLGGNYQGLQDGVMEYDLVITEAIARLRAECDPPGMAKVFRAFDQI is encoded by the coding sequence GTGCGTCAATCCGACCTAGTCATCCATACCGAGCTGGAGAACGGGCATCCGGTTTGCATTCGCACCATACGCGAAGACGACGCAGAACGCATGCGGGTCGGCATCGGCCGGATGTCGCCCCAGTCGCGCTACTTGCGGTTCTTTTCCGGCGCATCGGCACCGCCCAGCTGGGTGATCGAGCGCCTCACCACCGTCGACGGATATGACCACATCGCCTGGGGAGCCATCGATTCATCGGGCGACGAGCATGCGGCGATCGGCGCCGTCCACGCCTTTCGCGAGGAGCATGACAAGAACAGCGCGGAGTTCTCGGTCGGCGTGCTAGACGATTATCACGGCCTTGGCCTCGGCAAGCTCCTGACTGCGACGATGCTGCTCGATGCCCAGGCGGAAGGGCTGAAAGAGTTCTCGGTCAACATCCTCAGCGACAATCGCAGCGCACGCGACTTTACCCGTTCGCTTGGAGGCAATTACCAGGGGCTTCAGGACGGAGTGATGGAATACGATCTGGTTATAACCGAGGCCATCGCACGCCTTCGCGCCGAATGCGATCCCCCCGGCATGGCGAAAGTATTCAGGGCCTTCGACCAAATCTGA
- a CDS encoding GNAT family N-acetyltransferase: MTIRRVPELSTERFILRPLQESDCAALLPTLSDADQCRFLTRPEFTSHEELWGWLADPTWNGRTWIAEDGEGQVAARFVSVPAHEEGVEEIGYITCAHRQREGVARECTEALVRHLFETDGLRKLTAEVDAENTASVRLLGALGFTREAYFREHETTHIGLRDVMMYGLLAKDFLAPSEPVRFGRRP; this comes from the coding sequence ATGACTATTCGCCGCGTTCCCGAACTGAGCACCGAACGCTTCATCCTGCGCCCCTTGCAGGAGAGCGACTGCGCGGCCCTGCTCCCCACGCTCTCCGATGCGGACCAGTGTCGTTTCCTGACCCGGCCCGAGTTTACCAGCCATGAAGAGCTGTGGGGCTGGCTGGCCGATCCGACGTGGAACGGACGGACGTGGATTGCCGAGGATGGGGAAGGGCAGGTCGCGGCCCGCTTCGTATCGGTCCCGGCGCATGAGGAAGGGGTCGAGGAAATCGGCTATATCACCTGCGCGCACCGTCAGCGGGAGGGCGTCGCCCGCGAATGCACCGAAGCGCTTGTCCGCCACCTGTTCGAGACCGACGGATTGCGCAAGCTCACTGCCGAGGTGGATGCGGAAAACACCGCTTCGGTCCGGCTGCTCGGCGCCTTGGGCTTTACGCGCGAGGCATATTTTCGCGAACACGAGACTACGCATATCGGCCTGCGCGACGTGATGATGTACGGGTTGCTCGCGAAGGATTTCCTCGCCCCGAGCGAGCCTGTCAGATTTGGTCGAAGGCCCTGA
- a CDS encoding LysR substrate-binding domain-containing protein, with protein MKRTHLPLNALRVYDAAARHLSFTRAADELAVTPAAVGQQIRALEDHLGTVLFRRTSKGLELTQEGAAGLDALREGFLKFEESVSAMQAGQASDSYTIACPREFYAQWLAPRLAEFSKENPEIKFVFVADENADFTEANLDCAIRLVDGPGDLQGVELAAARRVTVAAPGAPDRWIDWGLPLQDGVQAHITVSNAGQALSGAMAGLGKAILPELLAKEALEAGRLELLDGPETGTRAYWLVAPTPQWRTKKVKALVAFLAD; from the coding sequence ATGAAGCGCACGCATCTGCCCCTGAACGCCTTGCGCGTCTACGACGCCGCCGCCCGGCACCTCAGCTTCACCCGCGCGGCGGACGAGCTGGCGGTGACGCCTGCGGCCGTCGGCCAGCAAATCCGTGCGCTGGAGGATCACCTCGGCACGGTGCTGTTCCGTCGTACCAGCAAGGGTTTGGAACTGACGCAGGAAGGTGCAGCCGGTCTCGACGCGCTGCGCGAAGGGTTCCTGAAGTTCGAGGAAAGCGTCTCCGCCATGCAGGCCGGACAGGCTTCGGACAGCTACACGATTGCCTGCCCGCGTGAATTCTACGCCCAGTGGCTGGCGCCGCGCCTTGCGGAATTCTCCAAGGAGAACCCGGAGATCAAGTTCGTCTTCGTGGCGGACGAGAATGCCGACTTTACCGAGGCGAACCTCGATTGCGCGATCCGCCTCGTCGATGGTCCTGGCGATTTGCAGGGCGTCGAACTGGCCGCCGCACGCCGCGTGACCGTGGCTGCCCCTGGCGCTCCCGATCGCTGGATCGACTGGGGCCTGCCGCTGCAGGATGGTGTGCAGGCGCACATCACGGTCAGCAATGCCGGCCAGGCGCTCTCGGGCGCCATGGCGGGGCTAGGCAAGGCGATCCTTCCCGAACTTCTCGCCAAGGAAGCGCTCGAAGCAGGGCGCCTCGAACTGCTCGATGGCCCGGAAACGGGCACGCGCGCCTACTGGCTGGTCGCTCCCACGCCGCAATGGCGGACCAAGAAGGTCAAGGCGCTGGTGGCTTTCCTCGCGGATTAG
- the trxA gene encoding thioredoxin encodes MATINVTDEGFQKDVLDSDKPVLVDFWAEWCGPCKMIAPALEELSEELGDKVTIAKMDIMENTGVPGAMGVQSIPYLVLFKDGKPAANMRGAAPKGQLKQWLESEL; translated from the coding sequence ATGGCCACCATCAACGTCACCGACGAAGGCTTCCAGAAAGACGTTCTCGACAGCGACAAGCCCGTTCTCGTCGATTTCTGGGCCGAGTGGTGCGGGCCGTGCAAGATGATCGCACCGGCGCTTGAGGAACTCTCCGAAGAACTCGGCGACAAGGTCACCATCGCCAAGATGGACATCATGGAAAACACCGGCGTGCCCGGCGCGATGGGCGTGCAGTCGATCCCGTACCTCGTGCTTTTCAAGGATGGCAAGCCGGCGGCCAACATGCGCGGTGCTGCGCCCAAGGGCCAGCTCAAGCAGTGGCTCGAGAGCGAGCTCTAA
- the addA gene encoding double-strand break repair helicase AddA — MSGNVYKLQDAQADSVNPQESVWLSASAGTGKTQVLSARVLRLLLEPGADPSQILCLTFTKAGAAEMAVRVNSVLARWVRMDAGQLGTELGYLGAPSDPETRERARSLFARVLDCPGGGLRIDTIHAFAQYLLAAFPSEAGVLPGSQPMEDRDRDLLSRDVLSDLLSEGDPAIREAVAEMSRRKGPDAVLGWLMRCARHRELWDQPGWQHGLRDPVRRVLGIPADAHEGWVAEGCSDDVFPVADLLACSRINAEWGAKTGLDNADFAAGWLAASPVERLARIDGFFGTLLTKKGEPSRLSNLEKVDPSYGLHIERVLEGVTQVRERAAMLDLAAFLTPQLEAGRAFTKRWEEAKAREGLVDFDDLIHRAAHLLSSNAMADWIRYKLDRSFDHILVDEAQDTNEAQWKIVRALTDDYFDGLGARGTAIRTIFTVGDYKQAIFGFQGTSPENFRKARDFFRDKMEAAATAAEEARANATAGRLEEYDLLRSYRTNQTVLSFVDRAMLGIGYEGFGLEEPSPPHEGADAPGLVTLWKDVRITEGEDDDGEQENGWLARHDRLMADKIARQVAQWLDPEGEGFTLVKGEPRRAAAGDVMVLVQKRRELASLIVARLYAHGVPVAGVDRLRLGNPLAVKDLMAAIRFAAQPLDDLTLANLLVSPLIGWSQEDLLVFGYREKGIRLWEHLRGSDEPRVAQTVDILREILRRADYDTPQQLLHWILVGSMDGRRKLVARLGREANDPIDELLNAANAYASAHVASLQGFIRWFDAGDGELKREAGEGGDQVRVMTVHGSKGLQAPIVILADAAIKPDASGDLSLQETPLGADRANVIPLPSLTRAEKVGPVLAVEEENAARSMQEHWRLLYVAMTRAEEALFVGGSLGPRDAKNGPHEDSWYARLAQLFEADEGLEDTIWGARWEVGERAPPVPASARKVQETTTELPDWAKQPVGPEPRPPRPLAPSGLGEVEGSDPPLPPEVAAGAARRGVLIHALLERLPEVALDRREEKARDWLARQAPDLDDAEREEMLNRALSVLEERGFADIFGPDALAEIPLAATVEGQVVMGTADRLLVTSDKVTVVDFKTARRPPTTLDAIPDSTLRQMAAYVAALEVIYPGRAVEAAVLYTQTPQLIALPADKLAAYKAAFADRQESFGLPPVE, encoded by the coding sequence GTGAGCGGCAACGTCTATAAACTTCAGGACGCGCAGGCAGACAGCGTCAATCCGCAGGAAAGCGTCTGGCTTTCGGCGAGCGCGGGGACAGGCAAGACGCAAGTGCTTTCGGCACGTGTGCTCCGCTTGCTGCTGGAACCCGGTGCCGACCCGTCGCAGATCCTCTGCCTCACCTTTACCAAGGCGGGGGCTGCCGAAATGGCGGTGCGCGTCAATTCGGTGCTGGCGCGCTGGGTGCGCATGGACGCGGGGCAATTGGGGACCGAACTCGGCTATCTCGGGGCGCCATCCGATCCCGAAACGCGGGAACGCGCCCGATCGCTCTTCGCGCGCGTGCTCGATTGTCCGGGCGGCGGACTACGCATCGATACGATCCACGCCTTCGCGCAATACCTCCTCGCCGCCTTTCCGAGCGAGGCAGGCGTGCTTCCCGGAAGCCAGCCGATGGAGGACCGCGACCGCGACCTCCTGAGCCGCGATGTCCTCTCCGACCTGCTCTCCGAGGGCGATCCCGCCATTCGCGAGGCGGTGGCCGAGATGAGCCGCCGCAAGGGCCCCGACGCGGTGCTCGGCTGGCTGATGCGGTGCGCACGTCACAGGGAATTGTGGGACCAGCCGGGCTGGCAACACGGCTTGCGCGATCCGGTGCGCCGCGTGCTGGGCATTCCCGCAGATGCGCACGAGGGCTGGGTGGCAGAAGGCTGCTCGGACGATGTCTTCCCGGTGGCGGATTTGCTCGCGTGCAGCCGGATCAACGCAGAATGGGGCGCAAAGACCGGCCTCGACAACGCCGACTTCGCGGCGGGGTGGCTGGCCGCAAGCCCGGTCGAGCGCCTCGCGCGGATCGACGGATTTTTCGGAACGCTGCTGACCAAGAAGGGCGAGCCGAGCCGGCTATCGAACCTCGAAAAGGTCGATCCCTCTTATGGCCTCCACATCGAACGCGTATTGGAAGGAGTCACGCAAGTTCGCGAACGCGCAGCGATGCTCGATCTAGCCGCCTTCCTCACACCGCAGCTCGAAGCCGGTCGCGCTTTCACAAAGCGGTGGGAAGAGGCCAAGGCCCGCGAAGGTCTCGTCGATTTCGACGACCTGATTCACCGCGCCGCGCACCTGCTGTCGTCCAACGCCATGGCCGACTGGATCCGCTACAAGCTCGACCGCAGCTTCGACCACATCCTCGTCGATGAAGCGCAGGATACGAACGAGGCTCAGTGGAAGATCGTCAGGGCGCTGACCGACGATTACTTCGACGGCCTCGGCGCGCGCGGGACCGCGATCCGTACGATTTTCACCGTGGGCGATTACAAGCAGGCGATCTTCGGTTTCCAGGGCACCAGTCCGGAGAACTTCCGCAAGGCGCGTGATTTTTTTCGCGACAAGATGGAAGCGGCTGCCACGGCCGCGGAAGAGGCTCGCGCGAACGCCACTGCGGGACGGCTGGAAGAATACGACCTCTTGCGCAGCTATCGTACCAACCAGACCGTGCTGAGCTTCGTCGACCGGGCGATGCTGGGCATCGGCTACGAGGGATTCGGCCTCGAAGAGCCATCGCCGCCGCACGAGGGTGCCGATGCACCGGGGCTTGTTACCCTCTGGAAAGACGTCCGGATAACCGAAGGCGAGGATGATGACGGCGAGCAGGAGAACGGCTGGCTCGCACGCCACGACCGCCTGATGGCCGACAAGATTGCGCGGCAGGTTGCCCAATGGCTCGACCCCGAAGGCGAGGGCTTCACGCTGGTGAAGGGCGAGCCGCGCCGCGCGGCTGCGGGCGATGTCATGGTGCTGGTCCAGAAGCGCCGCGAGCTTGCTTCGCTGATCGTCGCAAGGCTCTATGCGCATGGCGTGCCTGTCGCGGGTGTCGACCGGCTCCGGCTCGGCAATCCGCTGGCGGTTAAGGACCTGATGGCGGCGATCCGCTTTGCCGCGCAGCCACTGGACGATCTGACGCTCGCCAACCTCCTCGTCTCGCCGCTGATCGGCTGGAGCCAGGAAGATTTGCTCGTTTTCGGCTATCGCGAAAAGGGTATCCGCCTGTGGGAGCACCTGCGCGGATCGGATGAACCGCGCGTCGCGCAAACCGTAGACATCCTGCGCGAAATCCTGCGGCGCGCGGATTACGATACGCCGCAGCAATTGCTGCACTGGATCCTCGTCGGATCGATGGACGGGCGGCGCAAGTTGGTCGCGCGACTGGGGCGCGAGGCGAACGACCCGATCGACGAGCTGCTGAACGCTGCCAATGCCTATGCAAGCGCGCATGTCGCCAGCCTTCAGGGCTTCATCCGCTGGTTCGACGCGGGCGATGGCGAGCTGAAGCGTGAAGCCGGCGAAGGCGGGGACCAGGTCCGCGTGATGACCGTGCACGGATCCAAGGGGTTGCAGGCCCCCATCGTGATCCTGGCCGATGCGGCGATCAAGCCCGATGCCTCTGGCGATCTATCGCTACAAGAAACGCCGCTTGGAGCAGACCGGGCCAATGTGATCCCGCTCCCGTCGCTGACCAGGGCAGAAAAGGTCGGTCCGGTTCTCGCTGTGGAAGAGGAAAACGCAGCGCGTTCGATGCAGGAGCACTGGCGCCTACTCTACGTCGCGATGACCCGCGCGGAAGAGGCGTTGTTCGTAGGCGGCTCGCTCGGGCCGCGTGACGCTAAGAACGGTCCGCATGAAGACAGCTGGTACGCCCGTCTGGCGCAACTGTTCGAAGCCGACGAGGGTTTGGAAGACACGATATGGGGTGCTCGCTGGGAAGTAGGCGAGCGCGCCCCTCCCGTGCCGGCTTCTGCCCGGAAAGTGCAGGAAACCACAACCGAACTCCCCGACTGGGCGAAGCAGCCGGTCGGCCCGGAGCCGCGTCCGCCGCGTCCTCTGGCGCCTTCGGGTCTCGGCGAGGTGGAGGGCAGCGATCCGCCGCTTCCGCCAGAGGTTGCAGCCGGTGCCGCAAGGCGCGGGGTGCTGATCCATGCGCTGCTCGAACGCCTCCCCGAAGTCGCGCTCGATAGGAGAGAGGAAAAGGCGCGGGACTGGCTGGCACGGCAGGCACCTGACCTGGACGATGCCGAACGCGAGGAAATGCTGAACCGCGCGCTCTCCGTACTAGAAGAACGGGGCTTTGCAGACATATTTGGCCCGGATGCACTGGCGGAGATCCCGCTCGCTGCCACGGTCGAGGGTCAGGTGGTCATGGGGACGGCCGACCGGCTGCTGGTCACGTCCGACAAGGTCACCGTGGTCGATTTCAAGACCGCGCGCCGCCCGCCGACTACGCTCGACGCTATTCCGGACAGCACCTTGCGGCAGATGGCAGCCTATGTCGCGGCGCTCGAAGTCATCTATCCGGGCCGCGCGGTCGAGGCCGCAGTGCTCTATACCCAGACGCCGCAGCTGATCGCCTTGCCTGCCGACAAGCTCGCTGCTTACAAGGCCGCGTTTGCAGATCGGCAGGAAAGCTTTGGCCTGCCACCCGTTGAGTAA